In one window of Candidatus Zixiibacteriota bacterium DNA:
- a CDS encoding T9SS type A sorting domain-containing protein: protein MKATRFILMLLAAGLLAAAAYAQPIPTNIWTDFGGSNCTVNAAPMPVGSIVQAFDPQGVLCGQRITTAAGVYVAMSVYGDDQFSPAVDEGCILNDVVTFKINGREASKLGPDGDLWLSLGPVQVMNLATTQSFALALSGGADDKGLAGTIVPYTVTLHNNGNGIDRVMVSLTSSLGWTVVSDANPAGFYLNPGATIDVNIEVHIPALATVGQEDELTVTANSLFDGATSTNKVITTTVDQQTDVNDAEFAIPGQFALAQNYPNPFNPETKISFVMEKGADVALEVYDILGRRVNSLHTGYLPAGTYEYTWYGTDTYGRQAASGIYFYRLTTGDQSITRKMTLLK from the coding sequence ATGAAGGCAACACGATTCATTTTGATGCTGCTGGCGGCGGGGCTGCTGGCCGCGGCAGCCTATGCGCAGCCGATTCCCACGAATATCTGGACCGACTTCGGCGGCTCCAACTGCACGGTCAATGCGGCGCCGATGCCGGTTGGCAGTATCGTGCAGGCGTTTGATCCGCAGGGCGTCCTGTGCGGGCAGCGGATCACGACCGCTGCCGGGGTGTACGTGGCCATGTCGGTCTACGGCGACGACCAGTTCTCGCCGGCAGTCGACGAAGGCTGCATCCTGAACGACGTCGTGACGTTCAAGATCAACGGCCGCGAGGCGAGCAAGCTGGGTCCGGACGGCGACCTGTGGCTCAGCTTGGGACCGGTGCAGGTAATGAATCTGGCGACGACACAGAGTTTCGCGCTGGCGTTAAGCGGCGGTGCGGACGACAAGGGCCTCGCCGGGACGATCGTGCCGTACACGGTGACGCTCCACAACAATGGCAACGGCATCGACCGGGTCATGGTTTCGTTGACCAGCTCGCTGGGATGGACGGTGGTATCGGATGCGAATCCGGCGGGATTCTACCTGAATCCCGGCGCGACGATCGACGTGAATATTGAGGTACACATTCCGGCGCTGGCGACGGTCGGACAGGAAGATGAGTTGACGGTGACGGCCAACTCGCTGTTCGATGGCGCCACCTCGACCAACAAGGTCATCACCACGACAGTGGATCAGCAAACCGACGTCAATGACGCAGAGTTTGCGATTCCCGGTCAATTTGCCCTGGCGCAGAACTACCCGAATCCGTTCAATCCGGAGACGAAGATCAGTTTCGTGATGGAGAAGGGCGCCGATGTCGCCCTTGAAGTATACGACATCCTCGGCCGCCGGGTGAATTCACTGCATACCGGCTATCTGCCGGCGGGGACGTACGAATATACCTGGTATGGTACCGACACTTACGGCCGCCAGGCCGCCAGCGGAATCTATTTCTACCGGTTGACCACCGGCGACCAGAGCATCACCCGCAAGATGACGTTGCTGAAATAA
- a CDS encoding protein kinase, which translates to MKILDNRIELTGQLQEYPWGKRHLASDRDLERQLQVVEVHRLAFGRDAEVRQYVKAAYALGQFTHAQINQVIGVKRAEDGTVFIVQDYAEGTSLRQLLARHGERMTPELAVHLLAQVARALAAAHDARDRQTAQSQKLFHLGLNPDTIRITAKGEVRLIDFQFPPEQIKSAAQVAYLAPEQIQGAATDQRTDLFSLAVVGYELFCGRRLFTEDNVSELMAMILRGEYDVSALDRSKVDRRVTELVAGCLRLHRNERLVTAAQFGDRCESVLREAGVHPEKRLREIVENAAESPKLEPYPAGRSERVRTRALERTDLEEGTQAMVEPHRNDRDDERRSRAGQETRISSMPVGERLKRAQRSGFGGNRTVFVLGIFAAVLVLAAGVLVILKLTSGSGGSTEESPVSGMKTGTINSVPDGVAVYSADSLLGYTPLTLTLPEGELLTLKHPCCPDSNIILNFDRIAETPYVMRTVVEITSNPVGAKITLNGQDIGATTPYQFATAASDTIQFTLEIPNKKVIASGPIALAEFSSLNLKDIDVAKRPGGGVEFSGSFTDRPKTQIITYPRGASVKITATNMEIGTTPKAFDFGDEPVMLQISLPGFEDGILEIPAIGKRQPTYKTYLFRRVDIQAYEHGHPDRTVNAHIKEVVYDGKSHPSREMTPASVRLPGIECRLVLGADGYMETDTIVTPLAKEFTVVMRKREGSAPKQTESPPPQSASGSQAEVRIFVVDDKERPIPNVVVTAEYKVGKDKQLDDLGRTDSNGRVTANLNSNKYKFLATHEEYKNKDESREVKAGQTYVVQIKMKRR; encoded by the coding sequence ATGAAGATTCTGGATAACCGCATCGAATTGACCGGCCAGTTGCAGGAATACCCCTGGGGCAAGCGGCATTTGGCGAGCGATCGCGACCTGGAGCGGCAATTGCAGGTGGTCGAAGTGCACCGGCTAGCGTTCGGGCGCGACGCCGAAGTGCGACAATACGTGAAAGCGGCTTACGCCCTTGGTCAGTTCACGCACGCGCAGATCAATCAAGTGATCGGCGTGAAGCGCGCCGAAGACGGCACGGTGTTCATCGTGCAGGACTACGCGGAGGGGACGAGCCTGCGGCAACTGCTGGCCCGGCACGGCGAGCGGATGACACCGGAACTGGCGGTGCATCTGCTGGCGCAAGTAGCGCGAGCACTTGCAGCCGCGCATGATGCGCGCGACCGGCAGACGGCGCAGTCGCAGAAACTATTTCATCTGGGGCTCAATCCCGACACGATTCGGATCACGGCGAAGGGGGAAGTGCGGCTGATCGACTTCCAGTTCCCGCCGGAGCAGATCAAGAGCGCGGCGCAGGTGGCGTATCTGGCGCCGGAGCAAATCCAGGGAGCAGCAACCGACCAGCGGACAGACTTGTTCAGCCTGGCGGTCGTCGGCTATGAATTGTTCTGCGGGCGGCGATTGTTCACGGAGGATAACGTCTCGGAACTGATGGCGATGATCCTGCGCGGTGAATACGACGTCTCGGCGCTCGATCGCAGCAAGGTGGATCGGCGCGTCACCGAACTCGTCGCGGGATGCCTGCGTTTGCATAGGAATGAACGCCTGGTGACGGCGGCGCAATTCGGCGACCGTTGCGAGTCGGTATTGCGTGAGGCGGGCGTACATCCGGAAAAAAGGCTGCGAGAAATTGTTGAAAACGCCGCCGAAAGTCCTAAATTGGAGCCGTACCCAGCAGGCAGAAGCGAGCGGGTTCGTACCCGCGCCTTGGAGCGCACGGATTTAGAGGAAGGGACGCAAGCTATGGTCGAACCACACCGTAATGATCGCGATGATGAGCGCCGTTCCCGCGCTGGTCAGGAGACCCGAATCTCGAGCATGCCGGTCGGTGAGCGCCTGAAGCGGGCACAACGGTCCGGCTTTGGCGGAAACAGAACGGTGTTCGTGCTCGGCATCTTTGCGGCGGTACTGGTCCTCGCAGCCGGGGTATTGGTGATCCTGAAGCTGACCAGCGGTAGCGGCGGTTCGACGGAGGAGTCGCCGGTGTCGGGGATGAAGACGGGGACGATCAATTCGGTTCCGGACGGGGTGGCGGTGTATTCGGCGGATTCGCTCCTGGGGTACACGCCGTTGACGCTGACGTTGCCGGAAGGGGAATTGCTGACGCTCAAGCACCCCTGCTGTCCCGATTCCAACATCATTCTCAACTTCGACCGAATTGCGGAAACCCCATACGTGATGCGCACGGTGGTCGAAATCACTTCGAACCCCGTGGGCGCCAAAATCACGCTTAACGGGCAGGATATCGGCGCGACGACGCCGTATCAGTTCGCGACGGCGGCATCTGATACGATTCAGTTCACGCTGGAAATACCGAACAAGAAGGTGATTGCGAGCGGGCCGATTGCGCTGGCGGAGTTTTCGAGCCTGAATCTGAAGGATATTGACGTCGCCAAGCGTCCGGGCGGTGGCGTCGAGTTCAGCGGCTCGTTTACCGACCGGCCGAAAACGCAGATCATCACCTATCCGCGCGGGGCGTCCGTCAAGATCACTGCGACGAATATGGAGATCGGCACGACACCGAAGGCGTTCGATTTTGGCGATGAGCCGGTGATGCTGCAGATTTCGCTGCCGGGATTCGAGGACGGGATCCTGGAGATTCCGGCTATCGGCAAGCGACAACCGACCTACAAGACATATCTCTTCCGGCGCGTCGATATTCAGGCGTACGAGCATGGACATCCGGACCGGACGGTCAATGCGCATATTAAGGAAGTGGTTTACGACGGCAAGTCTCACCCGTCACGCGAGATGACGCCGGCGTCAGTGCGCCTGCCCGGGATTGAGTGCCGACTTGTCTTAGGCGCCGACGGCTACATGGAAACCGATACGATCGTTACGCCGCTGGCGAAGGAATTTACCGTCGTGATGCGTAAGCGCGAGGGTTCGGCGCCGAAGCAGACCGAAAGCCCGCCGCCACAGTCCGCCTCCGGCAGTCAGGCGGAAGTGCGGATCTTTGTCGTCGATGACAAGGAACGACCCATTCCGAACGTCGTGGTGACGGCGGAGTACAAGGTTGGCAAAGACAAACAGCTGGACGATCTCGGGCGCACCGACAGCAACGGCCGTGTCACCGCCAATCTTAATTCGAATAAGTACAAGTTCCTGGCAACGCACGAAGAATACAAGAACAAGGACGAATCGCGCGAGGTCAAGGCGGGCCAGACCTATGTCGTCCAGATCAAGATGAAGAGGAGATAG
- a CDS encoding FHA domain-containing protein codes for MARFVILKGGASYKIFEFEGSIARVGTESFMDLQLEASGFEGDLFFLTKTAKGYEIERRADNLSFAVNGAPGAGRQLLNNGDKVTFLDYILIATYSPPGEAPKVEAPTPQERPTMPPRPEIKAEAPPPPPPPEPKPVKREPQATVMINVPPELSAPPPPPPPPPPPPRPAGGERPTVIIDSEAMSQQAQRQAPPRSGEPYDPSPRPIQREASSHVERPMGPVPTKERITPVYSLVGLSGQYKGQVREINVREFVVGRDAAICDLVIDRTESGELEKSVSREHFVISSTEDGLYITDKKSRLRTYINGKVLEPNQREFIAPEDLISIPAPTGEVKLRLCFLGQENFAADKGKSKYTPMVIGLALIIIALVVTIIWLLGDK; via the coding sequence ATGGCGCGGTTTGTGATTCTGAAAGGCGGCGCCAGTTACAAGATTTTTGAATTCGAGGGGAGCATCGCACGGGTCGGGACCGAGTCCTTCATGGATTTGCAGCTCGAAGCGTCCGGCTTCGAAGGCGACCTGTTCTTCCTGACCAAGACGGCCAAGGGTTACGAAATCGAAAGACGTGCCGACAATCTCAGCTTTGCGGTCAACGGCGCACCGGGGGCGGGTCGACAGCTCCTGAACAATGGCGACAAGGTGACCTTCCTTGACTACATCTTGATCGCGACCTACTCGCCGCCAGGGGAGGCGCCGAAAGTTGAGGCGCCGACGCCGCAGGAGAGACCGACTATGCCGCCGCGGCCGGAGATCAAAGCCGAGGCACCGCCGCCGCCACCGCCGCCAGAGCCCAAACCGGTCAAGCGCGAGCCGCAGGCGACCGTCATGATAAATGTTCCGCCGGAATTGTCGGCGCCACCGCCGCCGCCACCACCACCGCCGCCACCGCCACGACCCGCCGGAGGCGAGCGCCCGACGGTGATCATCGATTCGGAAGCGATGTCGCAACAAGCACAGCGGCAAGCGCCGCCGCGATCAGGGGAGCCATACGATCCGAGTCCGCGGCCGATCCAGCGGGAAGCCTCGTCGCACGTCGAACGACCGATGGGACCGGTGCCGACCAAGGAACGGATCACGCCGGTATATTCGCTGGTGGGATTATCGGGGCAGTACAAGGGGCAGGTGCGGGAGATCAATGTGCGCGAGTTTGTAGTCGGGCGCGACGCGGCGATCTGCGACCTGGTCATCGACCGCACGGAATCGGGTGAATTGGAAAAGTCGGTATCGCGCGAACACTTCGTAATTTCCTCAACCGAGGACGGGTTGTATATCACCGACAAGAAGAGCCGACTGCGGACGTACATTAACGGCAAAGTGCTGGAGCCAAACCAGCGCGAGTTCATCGCGCCGGAGGATCTCATCTCGATTCCGGCGCCGACCGGCGAGGTGAAGCTGCGGCTCTGTTTCCTGGGGCAGGAGAATTTTGCTGCCGATAAAGGCAAGAGCAAGTATACTCCGATGGTGATCGGGCTGGCGCTGATCATTATTGCGCTGGTCGTCACGATCATCTGGTTGCTTGGAGATAAGTAG
- a CDS encoding Stp1/IreP family PP2C-type Ser/Thr phosphatase: MKIAFAGATDVGRVRHHNEDNFAIDEPRRLMIVCDGMGGHAAGEVASQIGIESITGLFAKPGPGPFGQESFRYPEPITAEGKLLVGAIAVANHRIIHHSRAVPGQTGMGTTVVACHFAEGIVTVCHVGDSRAYLVRDGIARRVTIDHSWVSEMMEKHNLSEEEAEAQVNKNVITRALGTKPAIRVDISQLRLCNNDIFVICSDGLTGMVSDSEIMRAVEANAANLGTLVQTLIDQANAAGGADNVTVCAARVLETKEAADFDEVRRVTVDWSEEPEMSALAAVCAESFSEAPNPAANASAAFEETQGIKTPGAKKKRLISPLAIIIFIIVLIIILAIWYS; the protein is encoded by the coding sequence ATGAAGATCGCCTTCGCGGGCGCCACCGACGTCGGTCGGGTGCGCCACCACAACGAGGATAATTTCGCCATCGACGAGCCGCGGCGACTGATGATCGTGTGCGACGGGATGGGCGGACACGCCGCCGGCGAGGTGGCTTCCCAAATCGGGATCGAGTCGATCACGGGTCTTTTCGCCAAGCCGGGGCCGGGGCCATTTGGTCAGGAGTCGTTCCGGTATCCGGAGCCGATTACGGCCGAGGGCAAATTGCTCGTGGGGGCAATTGCTGTAGCCAATCATCGCATCATTCATCACAGTCGCGCCGTACCGGGGCAGACCGGTATGGGGACGACAGTCGTAGCGTGCCATTTTGCCGAAGGAATCGTCACCGTGTGCCACGTCGGCGACAGCCGCGCCTACCTGGTGCGCGACGGCATCGCGCGCCGGGTTACGATCGACCATTCCTGGGTCAGCGAAATGATGGAGAAGCACAATCTCTCCGAGGAGGAGGCTGAAGCGCAGGTCAACAAGAACGTGATTACGCGCGCCCTGGGCACCAAGCCGGCGATCCGGGTCGATATCTCGCAACTGCGCTTATGCAACAACGACATCTTCGTGATCTGTTCCGACGGTCTGACCGGCATGGTGTCCGACAGCGAGATCATGCGCGCGGTTGAAGCGAACGCGGCGAATCTGGGGACGCTGGTGCAGACTCTGATCGATCAGGCGAATGCGGCAGGCGGCGCGGACAATGTCACGGTCTGCGCGGCGCGGGTTCTCGAGACAAAGGAAGCTGCCGACTTCGACGAAGTTCGCCGCGTGACGGTGGACTGGAGCGAGGAACCGGAGATGTCGGCATTGGCAGCGGTCTGTGCCGAGTCCTTCAGCGAGGCCCCCAACCCTGCCGCCAATGCTTCCGCCGCGTTTGAAGAAACCCAGGGAATCAAGACCCCCGGCGCGAAAAAAAAAAGACTGATTAGCCCGCTGGCGATCATCATTTTCATCATTGTGTTGATCATTATCCTTGCCATCTGGTATTCCTGA